The following coding sequences lie in one Rhizobium sp. ZPR4 genomic window:
- a CDS encoding LysR family transcriptional regulator — protein sequence MSYLDNVRVFVRVVELGTLSAAGRDQRVTPAVASNRIKELERHLGVRLFNRTTRKLSPTEHGRVFYEKAVKIIEAVNEAEAAIADLSRNPKGSLRITAPLGIGRRLIASGIPEFHDKYPDIEVRVRLSDHNVDILAEGVDVAFKLGVLEDSNLRMRGILNCERVLCASPAYLASRGVPATADALIADKHDCLLLRYPGSKEYYWTLVTAEGPRKFEVAGPYDSDDGDVLTQWALEDRGIINKPLFEVKAYLKDGRLTEILKESPPAPIQLAAIYPHKRFQDPKVRLMIDFMAERCQRLIGKLLEDEAAAAAS from the coding sequence ATGTCCTATCTCGATAATGTCCGTGTCTTCGTTCGCGTGGTCGAACTCGGTACCCTCTCGGCAGCGGGGCGCGACCAACGCGTCACGCCCGCGGTTGCGAGCAATCGCATCAAGGAACTAGAGCGCCATCTTGGCGTGCGCCTCTTCAACCGCACGACGCGTAAGCTCTCGCCGACCGAACATGGCCGTGTCTTCTACGAAAAGGCCGTGAAGATCATCGAGGCCGTAAACGAGGCGGAAGCGGCGATCGCCGATCTCTCGCGCAATCCGAAAGGGTCGCTCAGGATTACCGCGCCGCTCGGCATCGGCCGGCGGCTGATCGCCTCAGGTATTCCGGAGTTTCACGACAAATATCCGGATATCGAGGTGCGTGTGCGCCTGTCCGATCACAATGTCGATATCCTCGCCGAGGGTGTCGACGTTGCCTTCAAGCTCGGCGTGCTGGAGGATTCGAATCTGCGCATGCGTGGTATCCTCAATTGCGAGCGGGTGCTGTGCGCGTCGCCAGCCTATCTTGCAAGCCGTGGCGTGCCGGCGACCGCGGACGCCTTGATTGCCGACAAGCATGACTGTCTTCTGCTGCGCTATCCCGGATCGAAGGAATATTACTGGACGCTGGTCACGGCGGAAGGCCCTCGCAAGTTCGAGGTCGCCGGCCCCTATGACAGCGACGACGGCGACGTGCTCACCCAATGGGCACTGGAAGACCGCGGCATCATCAACAAGCCGCTGTTCGAGGTGAAGGCCTATCTGAAAGACGGCCGGCTGACGGAAATCCTGAAGGAGAGCCCGCCGGCGCCGATTCAGCTCGCCGCCATCTATCCGCACAAGCGTTTCCAGGACCCGAAGGTCCGTCTGATGATCGATTTCATGGCGGAGCGCTGTCAGCGGCTCATCGGCAAGCTGCTCGAGGACGAGGCGGCGGCTGCAGCTTCGTGA
- a CDS encoding type II toxin-antitoxin system Phd/YefM family antitoxin, protein MKEIQLKDAKATLSAVVDQAVAGEPTVITRHGRKEAVLVSFEEWQRVSRVPEFADLLLAFPGEQADIPERSRKPARSLRENGF, encoded by the coding sequence ATGAAGGAAATCCAGCTCAAGGATGCGAAGGCGACGCTTTCCGCCGTGGTCGATCAGGCCGTGGCCGGTGAGCCGACCGTTATCACCCGACATGGCCGCAAGGAGGCCGTGCTGGTTTCCTTCGAGGAATGGCAGCGGGTTTCGAGAGTGCCTGAGTTCGCCGATCTGCTTTTGGCCTTTCCCGGCGAGCAGGCCGATATTCCCGAACGATCGCGAAAGCCCGCACGTTCGTTGCGTGAAAACGGCTTCTGA
- a CDS encoding type II toxin-antitoxin system VapC family toxin yields the protein MYLLDTDIVSADAPTKRHVGVDAFATWMRANGDRLYLSAITIAEIEAGIARAIRIGATTKAKHLGDWLAAVEHFYAGRILPFGIEEARHAGLMLDQARAHDPGFEDIAIAATAVAHNLTVLTANERHFEPLGVPFANPLKRLPAIR from the coding sequence TTGTATCTTCTGGACACCGATATCGTGTCGGCCGATGCGCCGACCAAGCGCCACGTCGGCGTTGATGCATTCGCGACCTGGATGCGTGCGAATGGCGACCGGCTTTATCTTTCGGCAATCACCATCGCCGAGATCGAGGCCGGCATTGCCAGAGCGATCAGAATCGGGGCGACGACGAAAGCGAAGCATCTGGGCGACTGGCTCGCGGCGGTGGAGCATTTCTATGCCGGCCGTATCCTGCCGTTCGGCATCGAAGAGGCGAGACATGCCGGCCTGATGCTTGACCAGGCGCGTGCGCACGACCCTGGTTTCGAGGACATTGCCATTGCCGCGACTGCCGTTGCCCACAACCTGACCGTTCTGACGGCCAATGAGCGCCATTTCGAGCCGCTTGGCGTGCCGTTCGCCAATCCCCTGAAGCGGTTGCCCGCTATCCGATAA
- the xdhC gene encoding xanthine dehydrogenase accessory protein XdhC, giving the protein MPAAREDIRDFLRREPASILVEVTGVAGSAPRDADAWMLVSERAIFATIGGGTLEYMAIDQARRALRSGLAAEPMNVPLGPEIGQCCGGRVGLAFTALNPKLANDLVARSDREMAARPHVYVFGAGHVGDALAMALSLAPLRVVLVDTREEELVASAVPGIETCLTAMPEAVVRDAPAGSSFVILTHDHALDFLIAAEALKRADAAYVGMIGSKTKRATFRNWLSRETGQAELFDRLVCPIGGTAVKDKRPTVIATLAAAEIMTAALSWAAAGQPITAKPVIG; this is encoded by the coding sequence ATGCCTGCCGCCCGTGAAGATATCCGGGATTTCCTCCGCCGAGAACCGGCGTCGATACTGGTCGAGGTCACCGGGGTCGCAGGTTCCGCGCCGCGCGATGCGGATGCCTGGATGCTGGTATCGGAACGGGCGATCTTTGCGACGATCGGCGGCGGGACACTCGAATATATGGCCATCGACCAGGCGCGGCGCGCATTGCGTTCCGGCCTTGCAGCGGAGCCGATGAACGTGCCGCTTGGCCCTGAGATCGGCCAGTGCTGCGGCGGCCGAGTGGGCCTGGCCTTCACCGCCCTTAACCCAAAGCTTGCGAACGATCTCGTCGCCCGCAGCGATCGCGAAATGGCTGCGCGTCCGCATGTCTACGTGTTCGGCGCCGGTCATGTCGGCGATGCACTCGCCATGGCGCTTTCATTGGCGCCGTTGCGCGTGGTGCTTGTCGACACGCGAGAGGAAGAGCTTGTTGCCAGCGCGGTGCCAGGCATCGAAACCTGCCTGACGGCCATGCCGGAGGCCGTGGTACGCGATGCGCCGGCCGGCAGCAGCTTCGTGATCCTCACACACGACCACGCGCTCGATTTCCTGATTGCGGCCGAGGCGCTCAAGCGCGCGGATGCCGCCTATGTCGGCATGATCGGCTCCAAGACTAAGCGTGCCACCTTCCGCAACTGGCTCTCGCGCGAAACCGGCCAGGCGGAGCTTTTCGACCGCCTCGTCTGCCCGATCGGCGGCACGGCGGTCAAAGACAAGCGCCCGACCGTCATAGCCACGCTCGCCGCCGCCGAGATCATGACGGCGGCGCTGAGCTGGGCGGCTGCCGGGCAGCCAATCACGGCAAAACCTGTTATCGGATAG